A genomic segment from Streptomyces sp. NBC_00459 encodes:
- a CDS encoding dipeptidase, giving the protein MSSNPVAETVASLMPRARAELTELVAFKSVADFEQFPKSESEAAANWVADALRAEGFQDVALLDTPDGTQSVYGFLPGPEGAKTVLLYAHYDVQPPLDESRWVTPPFELTERDGRWYGRGAADCKGGIVMHLLALRALKANGGVPVNVKVIAEGSEEMATGGLQRYAEEHPELLAADTIVIGDAGNFRVGLPTVTSTLRGMTTVRVKVDTLEGNLHSGQFGGAAPDALGALIRVLDSLRAEDGSTTIDGLTDEESWGGLQYDEEQFRTDAKVLDGVRLIGSGTVAERIWARPAVTVLGIDCPPVVGATLSVQASARALVSLRVPPGVDAAAANKLLEAHLTAHTPWGARVSTEQIGQGQPFRADTASPAYTAMAEAMAVAYPGQEMQYAGQGGSIPLCNTLASLYPRAEILLIGLSEPEAQIHAVNESVSPEELERLSVTEALFLRNYATS; this is encoded by the coding sequence ATGTCCTCGAATCCGGTCGCCGAGACCGTCGCCTCCCTCATGCCGAGGGCACGGGCGGAGCTCACCGAACTGGTGGCGTTCAAATCGGTGGCGGACTTCGAGCAGTTCCCGAAGAGCGAGAGCGAGGCAGCCGCGAACTGGGTCGCCGACGCGCTGCGCGCCGAAGGCTTCCAGGACGTGGCCCTGCTCGACACCCCGGACGGCACACAGTCGGTGTACGGCTTCCTGCCGGGCCCCGAGGGCGCGAAGACGGTCCTCCTGTACGCCCACTACGACGTGCAGCCGCCGCTCGACGAGTCCCGCTGGGTGACCCCGCCGTTCGAGCTGACCGAGCGCGACGGCCGCTGGTACGGGCGCGGCGCCGCCGACTGCAAGGGCGGCATCGTCATGCATCTCCTCGCGCTGCGCGCCCTGAAGGCGAACGGCGGCGTCCCGGTCAACGTCAAGGTGATCGCCGAGGGTTCGGAGGAAATGGCCACGGGCGGTCTGCAGCGGTACGCCGAGGAACACCCCGAGCTGCTCGCCGCCGACACGATCGTCATCGGCGACGCCGGCAACTTCCGGGTCGGTCTGCCGACGGTCACCTCGACGCTCCGCGGCATGACCACGGTGCGGGTCAAGGTCGACACCCTCGAAGGCAACCTGCACTCGGGCCAGTTCGGCGGGGCCGCGCCCGACGCGCTGGGCGCGCTGATCCGCGTACTCGACTCGTTGCGGGCCGAGGACGGTTCGACGACGATCGACGGGCTCACGGACGAGGAGTCGTGGGGCGGGCTCCAGTACGACGAGGAGCAGTTCCGCACGGACGCCAAGGTGCTGGACGGTGTGCGGCTGATCGGCTCCGGCACGGTCGCCGAGCGGATCTGGGCGCGCCCGGCCGTCACGGTCCTCGGCATCGACTGCCCGCCGGTGGTCGGCGCCACCCTGTCCGTGCAGGCGAGCGCCCGCGCGCTGGTCAGTCTGCGGGTGCCGCCGGGCGTGGACGCGGCGGCGGCGAACAAGCTCCTGGAGGCGCATCTGACGGCGCACACGCCGTGGGGCGCGCGGGTGAGCACGGAGCAGATCGGCCAGGGCCAGCCGTTCCGCGCCGACACCGCCAGCCCTGCGTACACGGCGATGGCCGAGGCCATGGCGGTCGCGTATCCGGGCCAGGAGATGCAGTACGCGGGCCAGGGCGGCTCGATCCCCCTCTGCAACACGCTCGCGTCGCTCTACCCGCGGGCCGAGATCCTGCTGATCGGGCTGAGCGAGCCGGAGGCCCAGATCCACGCGGTGAACGAGAGCGTCTCCCCGGAGGAACTGGAGCGCCTGTCGGTGACAGAGGCCCTGTTCCTCCGGAACTACGCCACGTCCTGA
- a CDS encoding ROK family protein, which translates to MHTDLVAALDIGGTKIAGALVDGHGRILLRAQRPTPALEAGETVMRAVEEVLAELTGSPLWVRATAVGIGSAGPVDASAGTVSPVNVPGWRGFPLVERVRAVTGGLPVELIGDGVAITAAEHWQGAARGHDNALCMVVSTGVGGGLVLNGRLHPGPTGNAGHIGHISVELDGDPCACGSRGCVERIASGPNIARRALANGWQPGPDGDTSAAAVAEAARIGDPVAVASFERAAQALAAGIAATATLVEIDVAVIGGGVGKAGDVLFTPLRAALKTYATLSFVQRLEIVPAQMGTDAGLVGAAAAALTRRADDTAEASV; encoded by the coding sequence ATGCACACCGACCTCGTGGCTGCGCTCGACATCGGCGGCACCAAGATCGCCGGAGCGCTGGTGGACGGCCACGGCCGGATCCTGCTGCGCGCACAGCGACCGACGCCCGCTCTCGAGGCCGGCGAGACCGTGATGCGGGCCGTCGAGGAGGTTCTCGCCGAGCTGACCGGATCGCCGCTGTGGGTACGCGCGACGGCCGTCGGAATCGGCAGCGCGGGGCCGGTGGACGCCTCCGCGGGCACGGTGAGCCCGGTGAACGTACCCGGCTGGCGCGGCTTTCCGCTCGTCGAACGCGTCCGGGCCGTCACCGGGGGGCTGCCGGTCGAACTGATCGGCGACGGGGTGGCGATCACGGCGGCCGAACACTGGCAGGGCGCTGCCCGCGGCCACGACAACGCGCTGTGCATGGTCGTCTCGACCGGCGTCGGCGGCGGCCTGGTGCTCAACGGACGGCTGCATCCCGGACCCACCGGCAACGCCGGCCACATCGGGCACATCAGCGTCGAACTCGACGGCGATCCCTGCGCCTGCGGCTCCCGCGGCTGTGTGGAGCGCATCGCCAGCGGCCCCAACATCGCGCGCCGCGCACTGGCGAACGGCTGGCAGCCGGGCCCCGACGGCGACACCTCGGCCGCCGCCGTGGCGGAGGCGGCACGGATCGGCGATCCGGTCGCCGTCGCCTCCTTCGAGCGGGCGGCCCAGGCGCTCGCGGCGGGCATCGCCGCCACCGCGACCCTGGTGGAGATCGACGTCGCCGTGATCGGCGGCGGTGTGGGCAAGGCCGGCGATGTGCTGTTCACGCCCCTGCGTGCGGCCCTGAAGACCTATGCGACGCTGTCGTTCGTCCAGCGACTGGAGATCGTGCCGGCGCAGATGGGCACGGACGCGGGCCTGGTCGGCGCGGCAGCGGCCGCGTTGACGCGCCGGGCGGACGACACGGCCGAGGCGAGCGTCTGA
- a CDS encoding geranylgeranyl reductase family protein, whose amino-acid sequence MSSENSSADDVAQVWDVVVVGAGPAGASAAYATAVAGRSVLLLEKAELPRYKTCGGGIIGPSRDSLPPGFELPFQDRVHAVTFSNNGRFTRTRRSKQMLFGLINRPEFDQQLVEHAQKAGAELRTGVTVSRVEQHGSAVPDRRTVAVVLQGGETVLARAVVGADGSASRIGAHVGVKLDQVDLGLEAEIPVPRTVAEDWQGRVLIDWGPMPGSYGWVFPKGDTLTVGVISARGEGAATKRYLEDFIARLGLAGFEPSISSGHLTRCRADDSPLSRGRVLVCGDAAGLLEPWTREGISFALRSGRLAGEWAVRIAEAHDAVDTRRQALNYAFAIKAGLGVEMAVGRSMLKAFERRPGMFHAALTGFRPAWNAFRDITRGSTSLGELVRTHPMAGRVLTALDRP is encoded by the coding sequence GTGAGCAGCGAGAACTCTTCGGCGGACGACGTGGCACAGGTGTGGGACGTCGTTGTGGTGGGCGCGGGACCCGCAGGGGCTTCGGCCGCGTATGCGACGGCGGTCGCGGGCCGCAGTGTGCTGTTGCTGGAGAAAGCGGAACTGCCGCGCTACAAGACGTGCGGCGGCGGAATCATCGGCCCCTCGCGGGACTCGCTGCCGCCCGGCTTCGAGCTGCCCTTCCAGGACCGGGTGCACGCCGTCACGTTCTCCAACAACGGCCGTTTCACCCGCACCCGCCGCTCCAAGCAGATGCTGTTCGGTCTGATCAACCGGCCCGAGTTCGACCAGCAGCTCGTCGAGCACGCCCAGAAGGCGGGCGCCGAGCTGCGTACGGGTGTCACGGTGTCGCGGGTCGAGCAGCACGGTTCGGCGGTGCCGGACCGGCGGACGGTCGCCGTCGTCCTGCAGGGCGGCGAGACCGTGCTCGCGCGTGCCGTCGTGGGTGCGGACGGCAGTGCCAGCCGCATAGGAGCACACGTCGGGGTGAAACTCGACCAGGTGGATCTGGGCCTGGAGGCGGAGATCCCGGTGCCTCGGACCGTCGCTGAGGACTGGCAGGGGCGGGTGCTCATCGACTGGGGCCCGATGCCCGGCAGTTACGGCTGGGTGTTCCCCAAGGGGGACACATTGACGGTGGGCGTGATCTCGGCGCGCGGTGAGGGTGCGGCGACCAAGCGGTACCTGGAGGACTTCATCGCCCGGCTGGGGCTGGCCGGCTTCGAACCGAGCATCTCCTCCGGCCACTTGACGCGCTGCCGTGCCGACGACTCGCCGCTCTCCCGCGGCCGGGTGCTGGTCTGCGGTGACGCGGCGGGCCTGCTGGAGCCGTGGACCCGCGAGGGCATCTCGTTCGCGCTGCGCTCGGGGCGGCTCGCGGGGGAGTGGGCGGTCCGGATCGCGGAGGCCCACGACGCCGTGGACACGCGCCGCCAGGCCCTGAACTACGCGTTCGCGATCAAGGCGGGGCTCGGCGTCGAGATGGCCGTCGGCCGGAGCATGCTGAAGGCGTTCGAGCGGCGGCCCGGCATGTTCCACGCCGCCCTGACCGGCTTCCGGCCGGCGTGGAACGCCTTCCGGGACATCACCCGCGGCTCCACCTCGCTGGGCGAGCTGGTGCGCACCCACCCCATGGCGGGGCGCGTCCTGACCGCGCTCGACAGGCCCTGA
- a CDS encoding TetR/AcrR family transcriptional regulator gives MSTAQGARARARIEVTSAIKDEARRQLAAEGAAKLSLRAVARELGMVSSALYRYFPSRDDLLTALIIDAYDSLGEAAEAAHAAAVDTGPLRRWVAVCEAVRGWGLDHPHEYALIYGSPVPGYKAPDTTVPAASRVGLLLTGIVRDAHRSVGVARTPIPAELRPEAERLTADLASDLPPEVTMALVAAWAQVYGLVGFELFGQFNRVVEDRETFFRYAVSRIGHGVGLVFPEKE, from the coding sequence ATGAGCACCGCACAAGGAGCCCGCGCCCGCGCCAGGATCGAAGTCACCTCGGCGATCAAGGACGAGGCGCGCAGACAGCTCGCGGCGGAAGGCGCCGCCAAGCTCTCGCTGCGGGCAGTCGCCCGCGAGCTCGGCATGGTCTCCTCCGCGCTGTACCGCTACTTCCCCAGCCGCGACGACCTGCTGACCGCTCTCATCATCGACGCCTACGACTCCCTGGGCGAGGCCGCCGAGGCCGCCCACGCAGCCGCCGTGGACACCGGTCCGCTGCGGCGCTGGGTCGCGGTGTGCGAGGCGGTGCGCGGCTGGGGGCTGGACCATCCGCACGAGTACGCGCTGATCTACGGCTCGCCGGTTCCCGGCTACAAGGCGCCCGACACCACTGTGCCGGCCGCCTCCCGGGTCGGCCTGCTGCTGACCGGCATCGTGCGCGACGCCCACCGGAGCGTCGGCGTGGCGCGTACCCCGATCCCCGCCGAACTGCGCCCCGAGGCGGAGCGGTTGACCGCCGACCTCGCCTCCGACCTCCCGCCGGAGGTGACGATGGCGCTCGTCGCGGCCTGGGCGCAGGTGTACGGGCTGGTCGGGTTCGAGCTGTTCGGCCAGTTCAACCGGGTGGTGGAGGACCGGGAGACGTTCTTCCGGTATGCCGTCAGCCGGATCGGTCACGGGGTGGGGCTGGTGTTTCCCGAGAAGGAGTAG
- a CDS encoding sensor histidine kinase translates to MDEQRVRGRGGGPPRWWGNGPPWREHRHGEGRYGEGRYGEVRPGTDGGGGRWPWRSTLLLTVFVLAGSNYAADQQVGERAHLDLFARLLLVVGSGLLLWRQRHPVLVVFGTATAAMVYLGAGYPYGPVFLTVALGCFGAVVAGHRRAAWTAVGMLWAGHVLIAHWLYHWLPPSGDQAASWGQEIVVAAWVAAIVAVAELVRVRREQWDRERAERAQAARRRADEERLRIARELHDVLAHSISVINVQAGVGLALLDSDPEQARSALTTIKAASKEALGEVRQVLDTLRTPGDAPRAPAPGLDRLSELVEQAAGAGLTVEVRGAAPKLSPGTDLAAFRILQEALTNVVRHSGSRHARVRVDEADGALRLRVDDDGPATAADAGGSGNGLAGMRERAAALGGTIEAGPRADGGFRVLAVLPLKVKEDR, encoded by the coding sequence ATGGACGAGCAGAGGGTGCGCGGACGCGGGGGAGGCCCGCCTCGGTGGTGGGGGAACGGGCCTCCATGGCGGGAGCACCGGCACGGGGAGGGTCGGTACGGAGAGGGGCGGTACGGGGAGGTCCGGCCCGGGACGGACGGTGGAGGCGGCCGATGGCCCTGGCGTTCCACCCTCCTGCTGACCGTGTTCGTGCTCGCCGGCTCCAACTACGCTGCCGACCAACAGGTGGGCGAGCGCGCCCACCTGGACCTCTTCGCGCGGCTCCTGCTCGTCGTCGGCTCGGGACTGCTGCTGTGGCGGCAGCGGCACCCGGTGCTCGTCGTCTTCGGCACGGCCACGGCCGCCATGGTCTATCTCGGCGCCGGATACCCCTACGGGCCGGTCTTCCTGACCGTGGCCCTCGGCTGCTTCGGCGCCGTTGTCGCCGGGCACCGCAGGGCCGCGTGGACGGCAGTCGGGATGCTCTGGGCCGGACACGTCCTGATCGCGCACTGGCTGTACCACTGGCTGCCGCCGTCCGGCGACCAGGCCGCCTCCTGGGGGCAGGAGATCGTCGTCGCCGCCTGGGTGGCGGCCATCGTGGCGGTCGCCGAGCTGGTCCGGGTACGGCGGGAGCAGTGGGACCGGGAGCGCGCCGAGCGCGCCCAGGCCGCCCGGCGGCGGGCCGACGAGGAGCGGCTGCGGATCGCGCGCGAGCTGCACGACGTACTCGCGCACAGCATTTCGGTCATCAACGTGCAGGCCGGGGTCGGTCTCGCGCTGCTCGACTCCGACCCCGAGCAGGCCCGCAGCGCGCTCACCACCATCAAGGCGGCGAGCAAGGAGGCGCTCGGGGAGGTGCGTCAGGTGCTCGACACACTGCGTACGCCGGGGGACGCGCCGCGCGCTCCGGCGCCTGGTCTTGACCGGCTGTCCGAGCTGGTGGAGCAGGCGGCGGGGGCAGGGCTGACCGTCGAGGTGCGGGGCGCGGCCCCGAAGCTTTCGCCGGGTACGGACCTGGCCGCCTTCCGGATCCTCCAGGAGGCCCTCACCAATGTCGTACGGCACTCCGGTTCACGGCACGCGCGCGTGCGGGTCGACGAAGCGGACGGCGCCCTGCGGCTGCGCGTCGACGACGACGGGCCCGCGACCGCCGCCGACGCGGGTGGCAGCGGGAACGGGCTGGCCGGGATGCGGGAGCGGGCCGCCGCTCTCGGTGGCACGATCGAGGCGGGGCCGCGCGCGGACGGCGGTTTCCGGGTGCTTGCGGTCCTGCCGCTCAAGGTGAAGGAGGACCGGTGA
- a CDS encoding response regulator transcription factor, whose amino-acid sequence MIRVLLADDQSLVRAGFRALLDAQPDIEVAGEAADGEEAVRGVRELLPDVVLMDIRMPVLDGLAATRRITGDAALNDVRVVMLTTFELDEYVFEAIRCGASGFLVKDTEPDELLRAVRAVVVGDALLSPGVTRRLIGEFAARSKEPAAADALTRLTEREREVMALVGIGLSNEEIARRLVVSPLTAKTHVSRTMVKLGARDRAQLVVLAYESGLVRPGWLG is encoded by the coding sequence GTGATCCGTGTACTGCTCGCCGACGACCAGTCGTTGGTCCGCGCCGGGTTCAGGGCGCTGCTCGACGCGCAGCCCGACATCGAGGTGGCCGGGGAGGCCGCGGACGGCGAGGAGGCGGTGCGCGGTGTACGCGAACTGCTGCCCGATGTCGTCCTGATGGACATCCGTATGCCCGTGCTGGACGGCCTGGCCGCGACCCGGAGGATCACCGGTGACGCGGCGCTGAACGATGTCAGGGTGGTCATGCTGACCACCTTCGAACTCGACGAGTACGTCTTCGAGGCGATCCGCTGCGGTGCCTCCGGCTTTCTGGTGAAGGACACCGAACCGGACGAACTCCTGCGCGCCGTACGGGCGGTGGTCGTCGGCGACGCGCTGCTCTCACCGGGAGTCACCCGGCGCCTGATCGGCGAGTTCGCCGCCCGTTCGAAGGAACCGGCCGCCGCCGACGCCCTCACCCGGCTCACCGAGCGGGAACGGGAGGTGATGGCCCTGGTCGGAATCGGCCTGTCCAACGAGGAGATCGCCCGGCGCCTGGTCGTCAGCCCGCTCACCGCGAAGACCCATGTGAGCCGCACGATGGTGAAGCTGGGCGCCCGTGACCGGGCCCAACTGGTCGTGCTCGCCTACGAGTCGGGGTTGGTACGGCCGGGCTGGCTCGGCTGA
- a CDS encoding DUF6332 family protein: MDNYGGHIGQGRARDSQARRDAVTVEIGYALCSALFLAVVVFGVVAGPALAFELSDTVQATLVATGATLGAVLFTVRVVSVLNRFSRENDGTGGAQPSQPGRTNPDS, translated from the coding sequence ATGGACAACTACGGGGGACACATAGGGCAGGGCCGCGCGCGAGACTCCCAGGCCCGGCGGGACGCGGTGACCGTGGAGATCGGATACGCCCTGTGCAGCGCCCTGTTCCTGGCGGTCGTCGTCTTCGGGGTGGTGGCCGGTCCGGCGTTGGCCTTCGAGCTGTCCGACACCGTGCAGGCCACGCTCGTGGCCACGGGGGCGACGCTGGGCGCCGTCCTGTTCACGGTGCGGGTGGTGAGCGTACTGAACCGCTTCTCCCGCGAGAACGACGGCACCGGTGGGGCTCAGCCGAGCCAGCCCGGCCGTACCAACCCCGACTCGTAG
- a CDS encoding NUDIX hydrolase → MIVVWVNGAFGAGKTTTARELNELIPNSTLFDPEVIGGALAQLLPPKRLAEVGDFQDLPIWRRLVVDTAAAMLAELGGTLVVPMTLLRQEYRDEIFGGLAARRIAVRHVLLAPAETILRERIATREIPPDLPDGEIRVRQWSYDQIEPYRTALASWLTADAHPVDTSALTPYEAAVRIAEAVGTGTAPVCDIVQTPEPTGETVASGVLLFDEQDRVLLVDPTYKAGWEFPGGVVERGEAPARAGIREVAEETGLHLTDVPRLLVIDWEPPAPPGYGGLRLLFDGGRLDSTEAGRLLLPGPELRGWRFVTEEEAADLLPPVRYERLRGALRARERGAALYLEAGVAVGQAEVE, encoded by the coding sequence GTGATCGTCGTCTGGGTCAACGGCGCGTTCGGTGCGGGGAAGACCACCACCGCACGGGAGCTGAACGAACTGATCCCGAACAGCACGCTCTTCGACCCCGAGGTCATCGGCGGCGCACTCGCACAACTACTGCCGCCCAAGCGCCTCGCGGAGGTCGGCGACTTCCAGGACCTGCCGATCTGGCGGCGGCTCGTCGTGGACACCGCCGCCGCCATGCTCGCCGAGCTCGGCGGGACCCTCGTGGTGCCCATGACGCTGCTCCGCCAGGAGTACCGCGACGAGATCTTCGGCGGTCTCGCCGCCCGCCGGATCGCGGTCCGGCATGTGCTCCTCGCCCCGGCGGAAACGATCCTGCGCGAGCGAATAGCCACCCGGGAGATCCCACCGGATCTCCCGGACGGAGAGATACGCGTACGGCAGTGGTCGTACGACCAGATCGAGCCGTACCGGACGGCGCTCGCCTCCTGGCTCACCGCCGACGCCCACCCGGTCGACACCAGCGCCCTCACACCGTACGAGGCGGCCGTACGGATCGCCGAAGCCGTCGGCACCGGGACCGCGCCCGTGTGCGACATCGTGCAGACCCCGGAACCCACCGGCGAGACCGTGGCCTCCGGGGTCCTGCTCTTCGACGAGCAGGACCGGGTCCTGCTCGTCGATCCGACCTACAAGGCGGGCTGGGAGTTCCCCGGCGGGGTCGTCGAGCGGGGCGAGGCACCCGCGCGCGCGGGCATCCGCGAGGTCGCCGAGGAGACGGGCCTCCACCTCACCGACGTACCCCGGCTCCTCGTGATCGACTGGGAGCCGCCCGCGCCGCCCGGCTACGGCGGACTGCGTCTGCTCTTCGACGGCGGCCGGCTCGACAGCACCGAGGCCGGGCGTCTGCTCCTGCCCGGCCCCGAACTGCGCGGCTGGCGCTTCGTCACCGAGGAAGAGGCCGCCGACCTGCTCCCTCCCGTCCGCTACGAGCGTCTGCGCGGGGCGCTGCGGGCGCGCGAGCGCGGTGCCGCGCTCTATCTGGAGGCGGGGGTGGCGGTGGGACAGGCCGAGGTGGAGTAG
- a CDS encoding MFS transporter, whose translation MTSPLNTPASDGRWTPRLWGTLLVLCAAMFLDALDVSMVGVALPSIGSELDLSTSTLQWIVSGYILGYGGLLLLGGRTADLLGRRQVFLVALGVFAFASLLGGLVDSGPLLIASRFVKGLSAAFTAPAGLSIITTTFAEGPLRNRALSIYTTCAATGFSMGLVLSGLLTEASWRLTMLLPAPVAVLALVAGLKLLPRSEREKDHNGYDVPGAILGTASMLLLVFTVVQAPEVGWASARTLLSFLAVAVLLTVFVRVERRSAGPLIRLGVLRSGPQIRAQLGALTLFGSYVGFQFLVTIYMQSLLGWSALHTALAFLPAGAIVALSATKMGAIVDRFGTQRLIVAGFALMITGYALFLRVSLDPSYATLILPSMVLIGGAFALVFPSLNIQATNGVDDHEQGMVSGLLNTSVQVGGAIFLAVVTAVVTAGTPENPSPQAVLDAYRPGLIVVTGIALVGLLATLPGLRTRHPSRSVVVAKSLQQQEETVTEPVAARD comes from the coding sequence ATGACCTCTCCGCTCAACACCCCGGCGTCCGACGGACGCTGGACTCCCCGACTGTGGGGCACCCTGCTCGTGCTCTGCGCCGCGATGTTCCTGGACGCGCTGGACGTGTCGATGGTCGGTGTCGCACTGCCGTCCATCGGCTCCGAACTCGACCTCTCCACCTCGACGCTGCAATGGATTGTCAGCGGCTACATCCTGGGATACGGCGGACTCCTGCTCCTCGGCGGCCGGACCGCCGACCTGCTCGGACGCCGTCAGGTTTTCCTCGTGGCACTCGGCGTCTTCGCGTTCGCCTCGCTGCTCGGCGGGCTCGTCGACTCGGGCCCGCTGCTGATCGCCAGCCGGTTCGTCAAGGGGCTCAGCGCCGCCTTCACCGCCCCGGCCGGCCTGTCCATCATCACCACGACCTTCGCGGAGGGCCCGTTGCGCAACCGGGCCCTGTCGATCTACACCACCTGCGCGGCCACCGGCTTCTCGATGGGCCTGGTGCTCTCCGGCCTGCTCACCGAGGCGAGTTGGCGCCTCACCATGCTGCTTCCCGCGCCGGTCGCCGTACTCGCCCTGGTCGCGGGCCTGAAGCTGCTGCCGCGCAGCGAACGCGAGAAGGACCACAACGGCTACGACGTCCCCGGCGCGATCCTCGGCACCGCCTCGATGCTGCTGCTGGTCTTCACCGTCGTCCAGGCCCCGGAAGTCGGCTGGGCATCGGCCCGTACCCTGTTGTCCTTCCTCGCGGTGGCAGTGCTGCTGACCGTCTTCGTCCGCGTCGAGCGGCGCTCCGCCGGGCCACTGATCCGGCTCGGTGTGCTGCGCTCCGGTCCCCAGATCCGCGCCCAGCTCGGTGCGTTGACCCTCTTCGGCTCGTACGTCGGGTTCCAGTTCCTGGTGACCATCTACATGCAGTCGCTGCTCGGCTGGTCGGCGCTGCACACCGCCCTGGCCTTCCTGCCCGCAGGAGCGATCGTCGCACTGTCCGCGACGAAGATGGGCGCGATAGTCGACCGGTTCGGCACCCAGCGCCTGATCGTGGCGGGCTTCGCGCTGATGATCACCGGATACGCCCTGTTCCTGCGCGTCAGCCTCGACCCCAGCTACGCCACCCTGATCCTGCCGTCGATGGTGCTGATCGGCGGGGCCTTCGCGCTGGTCTTCCCCTCGCTCAACATCCAGGCCACGAACGGCGTCGACGACCACGAACAGGGCATGGTCTCCGGCCTGTTGAACACCTCGGTCCAGGTGGGCGGCGCGATCTTCCTGGCCGTCGTGACGGCGGTGGTCACCGCGGGCACCCCCGAGAACCCCTCACCGCAGGCCGTCCTCGACGCCTACCGGCCCGGACTGATCGTCGTGACGGGCATCGCCCTCGTCGGCCTGCTCGCCACACTCCCCGGTCTGCGCACCCGGCACCCGAGCCGGTCCGTCGTGGTCGCGAAGTCCCTTCAGCAACAGGAGGAGACAGTGACCGAACCGGTGGCGGCCCGCGACTGA
- a CDS encoding ester cyclase: MSTTGATSNTETLNRLHSAVNSGDPDIISKAIDEFVAPDVLFHAPVPMGSTGAEALKRVWEVLLRAFPDIRVTVEETVSEGDKVASRNTVTGTHRGDYQGLAPTGRTITYSEIFICRFADGRIAEIRGVVDVLAQLRQLGALPA, translated from the coding sequence ATGTCGACAACCGGGGCGACCAGCAACACGGAGACGCTCAACCGTCTCCACTCCGCCGTGAACAGCGGCGACCCGGACATCATCTCGAAGGCCATCGACGAGTTCGTCGCACCGGACGTGCTCTTCCACGCACCGGTGCCGATGGGCTCGACGGGAGCGGAGGCCCTGAAGCGGGTGTGGGAGGTGCTGCTGCGCGCGTTCCCCGACATCCGCGTCACCGTCGAGGAGACGGTCTCGGAGGGCGACAAGGTCGCCTCCCGGAACACGGTGACCGGCACCCACCGGGGCGACTACCAGGGCCTGGCGCCCACCGGAAGGACCATCACCTACAGCGAGATCTTCATCTGCCGGTTCGCCGACGGGCGCATCGCCGAGATCCGGGGCGTCGTCGACGTCCTCGCGCAACTGCGTCAGCTCGGCGCCCTGCCGGCCTGA
- a CDS encoding nitroreductase family deazaflavin-dependent oxidoreductase, whose translation MPSSSAHYVKPKAFDKAMNGFVGWLARHGVSLMGTAELSVRGRRSGEWRQLPVNPLPYDGGPYLVSARGHSEWVRNMRAAGGGQLKVGRRVQEFTAVELPDAEKPVVLRTYLKKWGWEVGRFFGDVDVNSTDEELLAAAPRHPVFRITVKP comes from the coding sequence ATGCCGTCGTCGTCAGCCCACTATGTGAAGCCCAAGGCGTTCGACAAGGCCATGAACGGCTTCGTCGGCTGGCTCGCGCGCCACGGCGTGAGCCTCATGGGCACCGCCGAGCTCTCCGTGCGAGGCCGCAGGAGCGGAGAGTGGCGCCAGCTGCCCGTCAACCCGCTGCCCTACGACGGCGGCCCCTACCTCGTCTCGGCGCGCGGCCACTCCGAATGGGTGCGGAACATGCGCGCCGCCGGCGGCGGACAACTCAAGGTCGGCCGCCGGGTGCAGGAGTTCACCGCGGTCGAACTGCCCGACGCGGAGAAGCCGGTCGTGCTGCGCACCTACCTCAAGAAGTGGGGCTGGGAAGTGGGGCGCTTCTTCGGCGACGTGGACGTGAACTCCACCGACGAGGAACTGCTCGCCGCCGCTCCCAGGCACCCCGTCTTCCGGATCACCGTCAAACCGTGA